One Nocardia huaxiensis genomic window, CGGCCACCGCCGACACCGCACGCATTGTCGACGGCGGCGCCTGGACCGTCGACCACGGCGACCATATGCACTACTACATGACCGACGTCCGCGAGCTCGGCGCACTCGGGCACGGCGGAATCCTGTCCGTGCACAGCGATTCCGAGACGGTCACGGTGATCACCCGCACCGGCACCTACCTGCTCGGCCGCAAGGCGCTGGATTCGGGCTCGATCATCGAACAGCGCACCCTCGCGGGCCTGGCCGTCCCGTACGCCTCCCACCTGATCACGGTGAACCCGTCCGGGCAGGCCGAAGTCCGGGACCGTGACGGCGCGACCCTGCAACCGCTGCCCGAACCGTGCATGGACCCGCGTGGCTCCGCGACCACCCGCCGCGGCATCGTATTCGGCTGCGCCGACGGCGCACTGGTCGTCACCGCCGATGAAGGCGTCTTCACGGCCGAGAAGATCGCTTACCCGGGCGCGGTGCCAGAAGCCGAGCGCCCGACCGCATTCACGCACCGCCCCGGCAGCACCACCGTGGTCGCCCGAGCCGGTGACCGCGGCGTCTGGCTGCTCGACATCCGTTCCGGCAGCTGGCGACTGCTCGACATCGGCCCGGTGATCGCGGCCAACACAGCCGGAGAAGGCAGCTCTCTCCTGACTCTGACCGCGGACGGCGTCCTGCACAGCTACGACGTCGCCACCGGCGCTGAAACCAGGCGCACCCCACTGCTTTCCGCGCCGGTACCCGGCACGGTTGTGATCGAGATCGACGCCAATCGCGCCTACATCAACGACCCGCAGGCCAGGGCCGTCCACGAGATCGACTATCGCGACAACCTCCGCCGCGCCCGCACCTTCCCACTCGATATCGCCCCCGCATACATGGTGGAGACCGGCCGATGATCACTACTCGCCATGAGCCGCAAACCACCCCGACTCGCGCCGATGCCTCCGCGCGTCGGCGCGCGACCCTCGTCGCCTGCGCGCTGTTGCTGGCGATCGCGGCCCTGCTGCCGGGCTGCGCCCGCACGGATGCCGACCGCCTCGAAATCGTGGTGACCACAAACATTCTCGGCGACCTCACCCGCGCCCTGGCCGGTGACGCGGCCTCGGTCATGGTGCTCATGCCGCCCGGCGCGGACCCGCACCAGTTCGCCATCTCGGCCCAGCAGGCCGCCCGCATCGAACAGGCCGCCCTCCTGATCCACAATGGCCTCGGCCTGGAGGAGGGCGTACAACGCCACGTCTCCGCCGCCGAACAGTCCGGCGTCGCAACCCTTTCCGTTGGTGAGCAGATCGATCCGATCGACTACCGCGCCACCGACCGCCCCGACCCGCACTTCTGGACCGACCCGGCCCGCACCCGCAAGGCCGTCGAGCTGATCAGCTCCCGGCTGCTGGAGCTCCCCGGAATCGACACCGCCGCAGTGCGTTCGAACACCGACCGCTACCTGGCAGAGCTGGACGCCCTCGACGCCTGGATGACCTCGAGCTTCGCTTCCATCCCGCCCGAGCAACGCCGCTTGGTCACCAACCATCACGTATTCGGCTACCTGGCTCAGCGTTTCGGCTTCGAGGTCATCGGCGCGATCGTCCCCAGCGGCACCGCTCTCGCCTCCCCGAGCGCCTCCGATCTCGCCGACCTCGCGACGGCCGTCCGCACGGCAGGCGTCCGCGCCGTGTTCGCCGACTCCTCCCAGCCCGATCGCCTCGCCCGAGTCCTGGCCGAGCAGGCGGGCCTGAACGTGAAAGTCGTGTCCCTGCACACCGAATCGCTCACCGAACCGGGCGGGGGAGCGGCCACCTACCTGGAAATGATGCGCACCAACACCGAGGCCATAGTCACCGGCCTCACCGCACCCTGATCAACCCCGTTTGTCCGATGAGGAGTTCCCCCATGCGTTTTCGTCCCGCCTCCGCGGCGGCCCTGACCGGCCTGCTGGCCTCGGCCGTCGCGCTCAGCGGCTGCGGCTCGGAGAAATCCGACGCCGCCCCGAAGATCACCGACCCGATCGCCGTCACCTACGACGGCGGCATCTACCTGCTCGACGGTGAAACCCTGAAGGTCGCAAGCGATCTGAAGCTCGAAGGCTTCAACCGCCTGAACCCCGCGGGCGACGACACCCACATGATGGTGTCCACCAAGACCGGCTTCCGCGTCCTCGACGCCGCGAACGCCAACTTCACCGATATCGAATTCCCCGGCGCCAAGCCCGGTCACGTGGTCCGCCACGCCGACCGCACCGTCCTGTTCGCCGACGGCACCGGCGAGGTCACCATCTTCGACCCGCACGATCTTGCGAACGGCAAGCCGGAAACCGAGGTGTACCAGGCCGCCGCCCCGCATCACGGTGTGGCAGTGCAGCTTTCCACCGGCGAGCTGGTGGTCACCCTCGGCACCGAGGAGAAGCGCGTCGGCATGGCCGTCCTCGGCAAGGACCGCAAGGAGATCGTCCGCAACGAGGACTGCCCCGGTGTCCACGGCGAATCCGCCGCCGCCGGTGAAGCGATCGTGATCGGTTGCCAGACCGGCGCTCTCATCTACCGCAACGGCGCCATCACCAAGGTCACCAGCCCCACCCCCTACGGCCGCATCGGCAACCAGTCCGGCAGCCCCGAGTCTCCCATCGTGCTCGGCGACTACAAGCAGGACAAGAACGCCGAATTGGAACGCCCCCAGCAGGTTTCGCTCATCGACACCCGCGACGGCAGCCTCCGTCTGGTTCCGCTGGGCACCAGCTACACCTTCCGCTCCCTGGCCCGCGGCCCCCACGGCGAGGCGCTGGTCCTCGGCACCGACGGCAAGATCCACGTCATCGACCCGGTCGCGGCCACGGTGACCCGCACCATCCCGGTCATCGGCTCCTGGGAGGAACCGCTGCAGTGGCAGCAGGCCCGCCCCGCCCTCTTCGTCCGTGGCGCAGAGGTTTTCGTCAGTGACCCGGCCACCAAGCAGATCCACCGCGTCGACCTCACCGCCGGCAAGGTCGTCACCTCGGTGACCCTGGACGCCGCCCCGAACGAACTCAGCGGAGTCGTCGGCGAGAACCACGGCCACTGAGCCGTAACCCGAACGCTCCTGCCCCGGTGGTCAAGGCAGGAGCGTTCGGCGTCTCGCCTAGCAGCTGTAGGCGTAGGTGATCCCCGCCGACGTGGCAACACCCGTCCCCGCCATCGATCCGAATCTCCCCGCCATTGTCGTAGTACAGGCTGTGCACGCTGACCCCACCGCGCGGCAGCCCACTCGGATCCTCCAGATGCAAAGCGGCGCCACTGTTCTGGCTCCACGCCTGGTCCCGTTCGTCAGGCGTCACGCACACATGATCCGTCGGCCTGGTCTCCCGCCACACATACCCCTGCACACAGGTATCCGGCCCGTAATCACCCCCGGTGGCCGACCGATGCGCGTCCGCCTCACTGTTCTGCCGCGCCGCCCGCCGCGCGTACTCGAGTGGTCCACCACTCTGCCGTCACACAGCCCACCCGGAGACGATCGAATCTGTTCCGCAGACCCCGGAACAAGGCGGCGCAGGACCCGGATTCGACACCGCCATTCGAGATCCCCACAGATTCGGCGGCCCGACAATGTTCCTCTGGATCCTCTTCCGCAATCACTGCTACCGCGCCATCCCACCGCGCGCCCGCACCGTCGCCGGGGCGGCACCGGCGCGCCCCCGGCGACCTCACCCCGACAACCGGCCGCCGCACCCGCCGGCCGTCGCACTGCCATTGTGGGATGGATCGCCCTGTATTCCTCCCGGCGCAGGCTATCCCCGCCAGTCCGCTGTGCCCGCGCGCAGCAGTGCGCACAGTTCGGATCGGTTGGCGACGCCGAGCTTTTGGTAGGCGATGTGCAGGTTGTTTTCCACGGTGCGCACCGACAGGACGAGTCGTTCCGCGATGTCGCGGTTCGGCAACCCGTCGGCCGCGAGCCGGGCGATCTCCAGTTCTCGCGGGGTGAGCCGCGGTGCGTCGAGGCGTGCCAGCGCGGGCGTGATCACGCCCTCGCAGGCGTCCGCGAGCAGCCGAGCGCGGGCCGTCGCCGAGCGGGCGGATGCGGAGCGGCCCGCCCTGTCGAAGACATCGGCGGCCTGGGCCGCGGCATCAGCGGCGAGCAAGAGGTAGCCGAGTGTTTCGAATCGCTGCGACACAGCCGTCAGCTCGGATCCATCGTTCGCCACCATCGCACGCGCGTGATCGGCTGCGGCCCGGGAGAATTCGCCCTGACAGCTCATCGCCAGTTCTGCGAGCTGTTCCGCGACACCCGCCGCGCATCCGAGCCGCACGGCATCGTGACCGGCCACCACCGCCTGGGTGATCGCCCCGGCGTGCCGCATGCGCTCCACATTGTCGAGCGCGATTTCCCCGGCCCGCGCGAATTCCCCGCGCGCCACCGCAATCCACGGCCGCGCCAGATCGACGCCGAAGCCCAGCACCACCTCGAGCGCCGTCTCCGCACCTTGGGCGAGCGCCGCTTCGGCAGTCTCGACATCCCCGGCCAATGCCGCGGCCGTCGCGAGCTCAGCCCATCGATGCGCCTGCATATCGCTCAAAGCGACTCCGGGAGTGGGGATTGCGAGCAGACGTGCCGCCGTCCGAACCCGCCCGCGCTGCCGTTCCAAGGCGCCGCGCGCGTGCGCGTTCTCGGCCTCCGACACCGCCCAGTCGGTGCCTTCCCCGGTCGTCGTCTCACCCAATTCCACTGCGGTGGCGGCTGTTTCGAGCTCACCGGCAAAAGAAGCGGCGATCTGCTTGATCCCCTGCAAGGCGCGCACGTACACCGGCACCGCGTCCTGCCACTGCTCCCGGCAGTCCAGCGCCGCCTCCACATCGGCCAGCGCATCCACCGTCC contains:
- the aztD gene encoding zinc metallochaperone AztD — encoded protein: MRFRPASAAALTGLLASAVALSGCGSEKSDAAPKITDPIAVTYDGGIYLLDGETLKVASDLKLEGFNRLNPAGDDTHMMVSTKTGFRVLDAANANFTDIEFPGAKPGHVVRHADRTVLFADGTGEVTIFDPHDLANGKPETEVYQAAAPHHGVAVQLSTGELVVTLGTEEKRVGMAVLGKDRKEIVRNEDCPGVHGESAAAGEAIVIGCQTGALIYRNGAITKVTSPTPYGRIGNQSGSPESPIVLGDYKQDKNAELERPQQVSLIDTRDGSLRLVPLGTSYTFRSLARGPHGEALVLGTDGKIHVIDPVAATVTRTIPVIGSWEEPLQWQQARPALFVRGAEVFVSDPATKQIHRVDLTAGKVVTSVTLDAAPNELSGVVGENHGH
- the aztC gene encoding zinc ABC transporter substrate-binding protein AztC; protein product: MITTRHEPQTTPTRADASARRRATLVACALLLAIAALLPGCARTDADRLEIVVTTNILGDLTRALAGDAASVMVLMPPGADPHQFAISAQQAARIEQAALLIHNGLGLEEGVQRHVSAAEQSGVATLSVGEQIDPIDYRATDRPDPHFWTDPARTRKAVELISSRLLELPGIDTAAVRSNTDRYLAELDALDAWMTSSFASIPPEQRRLVTNHHVFGYLAQRFGFEVIGAIVPSGTALASPSASDLADLATAVRTAGVRAVFADSSQPDRLARVLAEQAGLNVKVVSLHTESLTEPGGGAATYLEMMRTNTEAIVTGLTAP